The Gammaproteobacteria bacterium genome contains a region encoding:
- a CDS encoding universal stress protein, giving the protein MSYQNILVTTAFSEECERTLKHAKWLATSCNAKLHLVHFIEPLPAAAFTYASAGLIDEQRIQAAKEKLAQIAKELEIPAENFYLEESLPKAGIVNLAKKLQIDLTVIGNHKNGFLASIIGCTANSVLHHSICDVLIVK; this is encoded by the coding sequence ATGTCATACCAAAACATTTTAGTTACCACGGCTTTTTCTGAAGAATGCGAACGAACCCTTAAACATGCAAAATGGCTCGCCACCTCATGCAATGCAAAATTACACCTAGTTCACTTTATTGAACCATTACCAGCAGCAGCCTTTACTTATGCTAGTGCAGGATTGATTGATGAGCAGCGCATTCAAGCTGCAAAAGAAAAATTAGCACAAATCGCTAAAGAATTGGAAATCCCTGCAGAGAATTTTTATCTTGAAGAGTCGTTGCCCAAAGCAGGCATCGTCAATTTGGCAAAAAAACTTCAAATTGATCTGACGGTTATTGGAAATCACAAGAATGGTTTTTTAGCCTCCATTATAGGATGTACTGCCAATTCCGTGTTACATCACTCAATCTGTGATGTTTTAATTGTAAAGTAA
- a CDS encoding DUF3298 domain-containing protein: MFKKCLTIIAGMMWTNLLLAAISVPYEHTDVQLLKNPYGISSIRLQEEQYQQHMAHPSISIRTINVDSKNQHILNFADLFSNEESALQIIATYSQAYFMEKLLQEKLSPENFLSRSEFVKTGTSPKLENYQHWNIVADYLQITFERAQVEPSYYGVQKVDVPLALLVSVLNPKLFPNIFQLAPGDLLFQDLACGELCDGINSTTYGYRHTTVSHVGMIVAIDKTQPEVIEAGSAGVKLTPLYEFLVSSVDEFGHPRVMVGRVDDKLKPLIPKAIKEALQYLDYPYNPTFSPDAKGLYCSQLITRAFFEANNNVTIFASHPMNFKIENPNVFSPAWVRYFFELKQPIPQGELGNNPGMLSRDTQVHVVYFYGKLRAQETVG, translated from the coding sequence ATGTTCAAAAAATGCCTCACTATTATTGCTGGAATGATGTGGACAAACTTATTGCTTGCAGCAATCAGTGTTCCTTACGAACATACTGATGTTCAGCTATTGAAAAATCCTTATGGAATTTCCAGTATTCGTCTACAAGAAGAGCAATATCAACAGCATATGGCTCATCCAAGTATTAGCATTAGAACGATCAATGTTGACTCTAAAAATCAACACATCCTAAATTTCGCTGATTTATTTTCTAATGAAGAAAGCGCCTTGCAAATTATCGCGACATACTCTCAGGCTTATTTTATGGAAAAGCTGTTACAAGAGAAGCTTTCACCAGAAAATTTTTTATCCCGTAGCGAATTTGTTAAAACAGGCACATCACCTAAATTAGAAAACTATCAACATTGGAATATTGTTGCGGATTACTTACAAATCACTTTTGAACGCGCCCAAGTTGAACCTTCTTATTATGGAGTACAGAAAGTTGATGTACCACTTGCGTTACTTGTGAGTGTATTGAATCCAAAATTATTTCCTAACATATTTCAACTAGCGCCAGGAGATTTATTATTTCAAGATCTTGCTTGCGGCGAACTGTGTGATGGAATTAATAGCACCACCTATGGGTACCGTCACACTACAGTTTCACATGTTGGCATGATAGTGGCTATCGATAAAACTCAGCCCGAAGTGATTGAAGCAGGTAGTGCAGGCGTAAAGCTCACACCGCTGTATGAATTTTTAGTCAGCAGTGTAGATGAGTTTGGACATCCTCGCGTGATGGTAGGAAGAGTTGATGATAAACTAAAACCGTTAATTCCCAAGGCAATTAAAGAAGCTCTGCAGTATCTTGATTATCCGTACAACCCAACTTTTTCACCAGATGCAAAAGGATTATACTGTTCGCAATTGATTACACGAGCATTTTTTGAAGCAAACAATAATGTGACGATTTTTGCATCGCACCCTATGAATTTCAAAATAGAAAATCCTAATGTTTTCTCTCCTGCTTGGGTAAGGTATTTTTTTGAATTAAAGCAACCCATTCCACAGGGCGAGTTGGGTAATAACCCAGGAATGTTGTCGCGTGATACCCAAGTTCATGTGGTATATTTCTATGGAAAGCTTCGCGCACAAGAAACAGTAGGATAA
- a CDS encoding amino acid permease, whose product MIGSGIFLLPADLAHIGSISIVSWLITGSGALLLAFVFANFSMLLPKVGGPYAYVTAELGRFLGFQTAYCYWIAAWVGNAAIAIALAGYLSVFFSVLTHPWPACFCALGFLWLLTLLNITSMKGIGVFQIVTTFLKLLPILFIGTVGWAYIHPAYFTEAINVTVPHQSNFSAINYAVALTFWSFIGLESATLPVDSVSNPKRNIPLATLLGTGIAAVVYILSSSAVLGIVPLEQLQQSSAPFALAANIVAGRIGGYVIALGAIISCVGCLSGWILMQGQIAMAAANDGVFPRRFSKRNKAGIPVFAVVITSLLISILLLTTVSKSLVEQFEFIILIAVFAVLIPYFYTVLAYWIKQRNAPFTRKIAIKLVVALLAGIYVVWAIIGSGQKIIAYGTVLLLGSVFFYIPILIRSKRDVDQLKR is encoded by the coding sequence ATGATCGGCTCGGGAATTTTTTTGTTACCTGCGGATCTTGCTCATATAGGCAGTATTAGCATCGTCTCTTGGTTAATTACCGGCTCGGGTGCTTTATTGCTTGCATTTGTTTTTGCTAATTTCAGTATGCTTCTGCCTAAAGTGGGCGGCCCATATGCTTATGTAACCGCAGAACTAGGAAGATTTTTAGGTTTTCAGACGGCTTATTGTTATTGGATTGCTGCGTGGGTCGGTAATGCAGCGATTGCAATTGCTTTGGCTGGCTATTTATCAGTTTTTTTCTCTGTGCTCACACATCCATGGCCCGCATGTTTTTGTGCGCTAGGCTTTTTGTGGCTTTTAACATTATTGAATATTACTAGCATGAAGGGGATAGGGGTTTTTCAAATCGTAACAACGTTTCTGAAGCTGCTTCCAATATTGTTTATTGGTACGGTTGGTTGGGCATATATTCATCCTGCTTATTTTACAGAAGCGATAAATGTTACCGTGCCGCATCAATCCAATTTCTCTGCGATTAATTATGCAGTTGCTCTAACCTTTTGGTCATTTATTGGATTAGAATCAGCGACCTTACCGGTAGATTCTGTAAGTAATCCTAAGCGCAACATTCCTTTAGCGACATTACTGGGTACTGGTATTGCTGCCGTAGTTTATATCTTAAGTTCATCAGCGGTGCTGGGAATCGTGCCTCTAGAGCAACTTCAACAAAGTAGCGCCCCTTTTGCATTAGCTGCCAATATCGTTGCTGGACGTATTGGTGGATATGTTATTGCATTGGGCGCGATTATTTCTTGCGTGGGTTGCTTAAGCGGTTGGATACTAATGCAAGGGCAAATCGCTATGGCTGCAGCAAATGATGGCGTTTTTCCTAGACGATTTTCTAAACGAAATAAAGCAGGTATTCCTGTTTTTGCTGTTGTAATCACCTCTCTACTTATTTCTATTTTATTGCTTACAACAGTATCAAAATCACTGGTTGAGCAGTTTGAGTTTATTATTTTAATCGCGGTTTTTGCTGTCTTAATACCTTATTTTTATACGGTACTTGCCTATTGGATAAAACAACGAAACGCTCCTTTCACACGAAAAATAGCCATAAAACTTGTTGTTGCACTGCTTGCTGGTATTTATGTTGTTTGGGCTATAATTGGGTCAGGACAAAAAATTATTGCATATGGTACAGTACTGTTATTGGGGAGTGTATTTTTTTATATTCCGATTTTAATAAGGAGCAAGCGCGATGTCGATCAACTTAAAAGGTAG